Below is a genomic region from Acinetobacter tibetensis.
GGGTTGAAGCAGCTACTTTTTGCTCTAACACACTACTTAAAAAATCCATCTTCTGCTGTCCTTACTCGTGAATTAACGCTGGAAGTGATATACCGAACCCAAGCCTAAAATTTGCGTTAACTCATCTAACGCAGTACGGCTTTCAATCAATAATTGCGGGTCAGCCAAATCTTGCTGTGCCAACTGGTCACGGTAGTATTGATCTACCCACGTGTTTAAACGGGTAAACAAGGCATCATTCATAAACAGATTCGGATTAATCGCATTCAGTTCTGCTTCATTCACTGCAACACGCAAACGTAAACATGCAGGACCACCGCCATTACGCATACTTTCACGTAAATCGAAGACTTTAATGTCATCAATTGGGGTACCCATTTGAATCATGTCGTTCAAGTAGCTCCATACCGCTGGGTTTTGACGCGATTCTTCAGGCACCACAATGCTCATACCGCCATCGGCACGCGTGAGTAATTGACTATTGAATAAATAGGTATTCACCGCATCTTTCACTGAAACACGCTGATCAGGCACTTCAATGGACACGAAGTCTTGACCCAAACGCGCCATTTTTTCACGAATTTCAGCCAAAGCTTCCGATTGGTTTAAAAATGCATGTTGATGATGGAACAAGACGTTTTGGTTACTCACCGCAATCACGTCGTTGTGGAAGACCCCTTGGTCAATCACATCGGGATGCTGCTGAACAAAAACGGTTTGTTCTGCTTTGAGTTGGTGTAAACGTGCTACTGCTTCACTCGCCTCACGCGACTGACGCGCAGGATAGTGTTTCGGGCCAATACCACCGCCAAGGAACTGCTGACCATAGACAAACACTTGTACGCTGGCTTGATCATAAGCACCGCCTAAACGGTTATGGTTCGCGGCACCTTCATCGCCAAACAACGCCACAGGTGGTAAAGCTTCATGATGAGCAAAGTGACGCTCATCATTAAACATTGCCGCCATAACACGCGATGTCGTTTCATGCTCGATGGAACGGTGGAATTTGTTGTTCAAGTTTGCCGCTGTAAAATGCACACGACCATCTGCACTGTCTGCCGACGGTGAAACCGTTGCCGCATTGGCTGTCCACATGCACGACGCAGAACTCAAAGCGGATAATAATGCAGGCGAGGTACGCATCGCTTGTTCAATCACGCTATGGTCATCCCCGCGGAAGCCCAATTTGCGCAAAGTGGGCACATGTGGGCGTTCTTGCGGTGCAAATACACCTTGCTTTAAGCCCATGTCGGCCAAAGCTTTCATCTTTAACAGACCTTGCTTGGCAGCCAACTTTGGGTTGGAAAGATTATTTTGGTTTTTGGTCGAGGCCTCGTTTCCAAAAGACAATCCCGCATAGTGATGCGTTGGACCGACTAAACCATCAAAATTAATTTCATAGCCTGACATTTCTAAACTCCCTTTTTGTCGACTTACAGCACAATGCCTGGCGATAATTTTTCAGGTAGGCTTACCTGCTGACTTTCTAATGATGCCATTGGCCATGCGCAATAATCTGCCGCATAGAAGGCACTGGCACGATGATTCCCTGATGCACCAACACCACCAAATGGCGCGGCACTTGAAGCGCCTGTTAATGGTTTATTCCAGTTCACAATGCCTGCACGCGCTTCAATCAATAAACGCTCGAACAGTTCACGATCTGGTGAAACTAAACCTACTGACAAACCAAAACGTGTTGCATTTGCAAGGGCTACAGCTTCATCAAAATGGTCATAACGATAAATGCAGCTCAATGGGCCAAAATATTCTTCATCTGGCACATTGTTAATGCCTGTAACGTCCAATAAACCTGGACTTAACAAGCTGCTGTTGGCATCTGCTTGAGTCACAGGCAATAACACCTCAGCGCCCAAATCCACTAAACGTTGTTGCGCTTGTAAAATTTGCTGTGCAGCATGCAATGAAATCACGCCCCCCATAAACGGTTGTGGCTGTGCATCCCACTGACCCACCACCAAGTTACGGCTGACTTCAACCAAACGTTGAATGAAAGCATCACCTACAGCACCATTTTTGATAATCAAACGGCGCGCACAGGTACAGCGCTGACCTGCGGAAATAAAGGCAGATTGGAGGGTTAAATTCACTACTGCATCAATATCGGTAATTTCATCAATAATTAATGCGTTGTTGCCACCCATTTCCAGCGCCAAGATTTTCTCTGGTGCGCCCGCAAGCTGCTTGTGTAAGTGGTAACCCGTATTGGCACTGCCTGTGAACAACAAGCCATCAATCTCATGGGATTGAGCCAGTGCTTCACCTGTGCTGCGACCACCTTGTACCAAGTTCAATACGCCTGCTGGTAAGCCTGCCTCATGCCACAACTTCACGGTTTCTTCTGCTGTCCACGGCGTGAGTTCACTTGGTTTAAAAACAATGGTGTTGCCCGCGATTAAGGCTGGAACAATGTGACCATTCGGTAAGTGACCTGGGAAATTATATGGGCCAAATACAGCCAATACCCCATGTGGACGGTGACGCAAAGATGCTGCACCATCAGCCATTTCCGTTACGCTTTCGCCTGTACGCTCATGGTAAGCACGAATCGAAATGACCACTTTAGCAATCATCGATTGAACTTCGGTTAAGGTTTCCCAAATTGGCTTGCTGGTTTCACGGCTAATGACTGTCGCTAACTGTTGTTTATTTTGTTCTAGCAAGCTCGCAAAGCGATGAATCACCTCAATACGCTCTGCAAGTGGGCGACGTGCCCAAGCAGCAAAGGCAGCACGTGCCGACTGACAAGCCTGTTCCACTTGTTCAGCCGTAGCTTCTGCACCTTGCCAAATTACTTCTTGAGAAACTGGATCGAGTTTGTTCCATGCTGCACCCTGCGCTGGAGACCATGTCCCATTAATATATAAATTTCCTTGTGACATTATTTTGACTCCATCTTGTCTAAAGGCAACATACGAATACTTTGCCCCGCTTGTACGCCAAGCGCATAGGCTTGTTCAGCCGTTAAACTTAAGTTATCTGCATCCGCAGCATGTTGAATTAAAATTGCGCGATAATCGTGATAACGGTCATTCGCCACCAAATAACGACCTGTCGCTTCTGGCAAACTGCTCACGATTTTCACAGCACAGGTCTGGCTTTCCTTGACTGCACGTAAGTTTTTCACTTCGGCTTCGAGGGTTGGCCCTGCATCAAAAATATCGACATACCCCTGATAGCGCAGACCTTCCGACTCTAAAACACGAGAAGCTGGAACCGTCTGAGGATGGACTTGCGCAATCACTTGCTGTGCTGCCAATGGCAATAAATCGGTATACACAGGGAAGCGAGGCATCAATTCCGCAATAAAGACTTTTTGCCCAATACCACTCAGGTAATCAGCCGTGGAGAAGTCCATATTGAAAAAGTGATAACCCAAGGCATCCCAAAAGGGTGATCGACCATTTTCATCGGAATAACCACGCATTTCTGCAATCAGGGTATTTTGAAACGCCTGTTGAAATGCAGCGATAAACAGAAAACGGATTTTAGAAAGCAATTTGCCATTTTGATCTTTACGGTACTCAGGATCTAAAAACAGCGTGCACAGCTCACTACATCCCGTGTGGTCATTGCTTAAAAATAGGGTATTTAAAGCCTTATAAACATTCAGAGCCTGTGAAGCATGCACTTGCTTGCCCACATGAAAGTTATAAAATGGTTCTGTCAAACCCACCGCAACTTCAATCGCACTCACACCGACCACGCGCTGTAACTGGGTATCTTCTAAAACAAATAAATAACCTTGCTCATTTGGCGCAGCTTGACCTTGTAAGGTCTTTTGGGTGCGTGCAATTCGAGCCAGTAAGATCTCTTTATTTTGGGGTAAAGAAGTCAGACCTACGCCCGACTTCCCCGCCAGAATGAAGATGTCATCTAAATCTCGATGCTCTGCATGTCTAACAATCATCATCAGCGGTGACCTATCACGCGCCAACGAAACGTGCGAGCGC
It encodes:
- the astB gene encoding N-succinylarginine dihydrolase → MSGYEINFDGLVGPTHHYAGLSFGNEASTKNQNNLSNPKLAAKQGLLKMKALADMGLKQGVFAPQERPHVPTLRKLGFRGDDHSVIEQAMRTSPALLSALSSASCMWTANAATVSPSADSADGRVHFTAANLNNKFHRSIEHETTSRVMAAMFNDERHFAHHEALPPVALFGDEGAANHNRLGGAYDQASVQVFVYGQQFLGGGIGPKHYPARQSREASEAVARLHQLKAEQTVFVQQHPDVIDQGVFHNDVIAVSNQNVLFHHQHAFLNQSEALAEIREKMARLGQDFVSIEVPDQRVSVKDAVNTYLFNSQLLTRADGGMSIVVPEESRQNPAVWSYLNDMIQMGTPIDDIKVFDLRESMRNGGGPACLRLRVAVNEAELNAINPNLFMNDALFTRLNTWVDQYYRDQLAQQDLADPQLLIESRTALDELTQILGLGSVYHFQR
- the astD gene encoding succinylglutamate-semialdehyde dehydrogenase, whose amino-acid sequence is MSQGNLYINGTWSPAQGAAWNKLDPVSQEVIWQGAEATAEQVEQACQSARAAFAAWARRPLAERIEVIHRFASLLEQNKQQLATVISRETSKPIWETLTEVQSMIAKVVISIRAYHERTGESVTEMADGAASLRHRPHGVLAVFGPYNFPGHLPNGHIVPALIAGNTIVFKPSELTPWTAEETVKLWHEAGLPAGVLNLVQGGRSTGEALAQSHEIDGLLFTGSANTGYHLHKQLAGAPEKILALEMGGNNALIIDEITDIDAVVNLTLQSAFISAGQRCTCARRLIIKNGAVGDAFIQRLVEVSRNLVVGQWDAQPQPFMGGVISLHAAQQILQAQQRLVDLGAEVLLPVTQADANSSLLSPGLLDVTGINNVPDEEYFGPLSCIYRYDHFDEAVALANATRFGLSVGLVSPDRELFERLLIEARAGIVNWNKPLTGASSAAPFGGVGASGNHRASAFYAADYCAWPMASLESQQVSLPEKLSPGIVL
- the astA gene encoding arginine N-succinyltransferase, whose product is MMIVRHAEHRDLDDIFILAGKSGVGLTSLPQNKEILLARIARTQKTLQGQAAPNEQGYLFVLEDTQLQRVVGVSAIEVAVGLTEPFYNFHVGKQVHASQALNVYKALNTLFLSNDHTGCSELCTLFLDPEYRKDQNGKLLSKIRFLFIAAFQQAFQNTLIAEMRGYSDENGRSPFWDALGYHFFNMDFSTADYLSGIGQKVFIAELMPRFPVYTDLLPLAAQQVIAQVHPQTVPASRVLESEGLRYQGYVDIFDAGPTLEAEVKNLRAVKESQTCAVKIVSSLPEATGRYLVANDRYHDYRAILIQHAADADNLSLTAEQAYALGVQAGQSIRMLPLDKMESK